A genomic window from Gossypium hirsutum isolate 1008001.06 chromosome D10, Gossypium_hirsutum_v2.1, whole genome shotgun sequence includes:
- the LOC121222559 gene encoding ankyrin repeat-containing protein BDA1 isoform X2 encodes MMEMINLKPSFARKLNQAGFSPMHLALQNQKTLAVLRLLRFDEGLVRVKGREGFTPLHHVVQNGNVDFLIKFLEVCPEAIEDVTVRDETVFHLAVKNDRFEAFQVLVGWLIRSRHKAANRWEKELLSWADIDGNTVLHVATIRNRPQVVKVLLKRLCGDHINAKNAEGLTALDIPSQYPLDEGRVDYKESIKDMISKAGGLRGSSSSLPKASISSIHIESLKGKVSVLQKIATIASRGKKGIPHETRNTFLVVTVLIITATYTATLNPPKQPDTISNSQNFHLTYDISLGSTSTGPVPSPPPAEEKKIENILDVSTMFWLYNTLTFWATTVLTAYLLPSRSMSLFILITLSLFGTCYMLLVAVSIRTLALQYFFYLSTPGSVSYSKLSTTNYCLATVLALVTLYRTSYYMLYRFVPKRRFFLLLQVVSLCIFAVILVPAILNSELILEITQYGI; translated from the exons ATGATGGAGATGATCAACTTAAAGCCATCGTTTGCAAGAAAGCTAAACCAAGCTGGGTTTAGCCCCATGCACTTGGCTCTGCAAAATCAAAAAACTCTAGCAGTGCTTCGACTCCTCAGGTTTGATGAAGGCCTTGTTCGTGTCAAAGGGCGGGAGGGCTTCACTCCTTTGCATCATGTGGTTCAAAATGGAAATGTTGATTTTTTGATCAAGTTCCTTGAGGTTTGCCCCGAGGCTATTGAAGATGTGACTGTTCGAGATGAGACGGTTTTCCATCTTGCCGTAAAAAATGACAGGTTTGAAGCTTTCCAAGTCTTGGTGGGGTGGCTTATAAGGAGCCGCCATAAAGCTGCCAACCGTTGGGAGAAAGAACTACTGAGTTGGGCAGACATTGATGGCAACACTGTTTTACATGTTGCTACTATCAGAAACAGACCTCAG GTGGTAAAAGTACTGCTGAAACGCTTGTGTGGAGACCATATCAATGCCAAAAATGCGGAGGGATTGACTGCACTTGATATCCCATCACAATACCCATTGGATGAAGGGAGAGTGGACTATAAGGAGTCCATTAAAGATATGATAAGCAAAGCAGGAGGTTTGCGTGGTTCCTCTTCCTCGCTTCCCAAAGCCTCCATCTCTTCAATCCACATCGAATCTTTAAAAGGAAAGGTGTCAGTTCTTCAAAAAATTGCAACAATAGCAAGTCGTGGAAAGAAGGGAATCCCACATGAGACGCGTAACACATTTTTAGTAGTCACAGTGCTAATTATAACAGCCACATACACTGCCACTTTGAACCCTCCAAAGCAGCCTGATACCATTTCAAATTCCCAGAATTTCCATCTCACGTATGACATATCTTTAGGTTCAACCAGCACTGGACCCGTACCAAGTCCTCCACCCgctgaagaaaaaaaaatagaaaatatactaGACGTGTCCACAATGTTTTGGTTATACAACACTTTAACCTTTTGGGCAACAACTGTTTTAACAGCGTATCTCCTACCCAGCCGTTCAATGTCCTTGTTTATTCTCATAACACTTTCCTTGTTTGGGACCTGTTACATGCTTTTGGTTGCTGTTTCCATACGGACACTCGCACTTCAGTATTTTTTCTATCTTTCGACTCCTGGATCCGTTTCCTATTCTAAACTCAGCACTACTAATTACTGCTTGGCAACGGTACTAGCTCTCGTGACATTATACAGGACATCCTATTATATGCTATACAGGTTTGTACCCAAAAGAAGGTTCTTCCTCCTCCTACAAGTCGTTTCGCTTTGCATCTTTGCTGTTATTCTTGTTCCAGCTATCCTAAATTCTGAATTAATATTGGAGATTACCCAATATGGAATATAG
- the LOC121222559 gene encoding ankyrin repeat-containing protein BDA1 isoform X1: protein MDERMIGAAQTGDINILYELILNDPYVLQRIDDVPFFHTPLHVAASAGHIDFMMEMINLKPSFARKLNQAGFSPMHLALQNQKTLAVLRLLRFDEGLVRVKGREGFTPLHHVVQNGNVDFLIKFLEVCPEAIEDVTVRDETVFHLAVKNDRFEAFQVLVGWLIRSRHKAANRWEKELLSWADIDGNTVLHVATIRNRPQVVKVLLKRLCGDHINAKNAEGLTALDIPSQYPLDEGRVDYKESIKDMISKAGGLRGSSSSLPKASISSIHIESLKGKVSVLQKIATIASRGKKGIPHETRNTFLVVTVLIITATYTATLNPPKQPDTISNSQNFHLTYDISLGSTSTGPVPSPPPAEEKKIENILDVSTMFWLYNTLTFWATTVLTAYLLPSRSMSLFILITLSLFGTCYMLLVAVSIRTLALQYFFYLSTPGSVSYSKLSTTNYCLATVLALVTLYRTSYYMLYRFVPKRRFFLLLQVVSLCIFAVILVPAILNSELILEITQYGI, encoded by the exons ATGGATGAGAGGATGATAGGTGCTGCACAAACAGGAGACATAAACATCTTGTACGAGTTAATTCTGAATGATCCATATGTTTTACAGCGTATCGATGATGTACCTTTTTTCCATACTCCTTTGCATGTAGCAGCCTCTGCAGGGCATATTGATTTTATGATGGAGATGATCAACTTAAAGCCATCGTTTGCAAGAAAGCTAAACCAAGCTGGGTTTAGCCCCATGCACTTGGCTCTGCAAAATCAAAAAACTCTAGCAGTGCTTCGACTCCTCAGGTTTGATGAAGGCCTTGTTCGTGTCAAAGGGCGGGAGGGCTTCACTCCTTTGCATCATGTGGTTCAAAATGGAAATGTTGATTTTTTGATCAAGTTCCTTGAGGTTTGCCCCGAGGCTATTGAAGATGTGACTGTTCGAGATGAGACGGTTTTCCATCTTGCCGTAAAAAATGACAGGTTTGAAGCTTTCCAAGTCTTGGTGGGGTGGCTTATAAGGAGCCGCCATAAAGCTGCCAACCGTTGGGAGAAAGAACTACTGAGTTGGGCAGACATTGATGGCAACACTGTTTTACATGTTGCTACTATCAGAAACAGACCTCAG GTGGTAAAAGTACTGCTGAAACGCTTGTGTGGAGACCATATCAATGCCAAAAATGCGGAGGGATTGACTGCACTTGATATCCCATCACAATACCCATTGGATGAAGGGAGAGTGGACTATAAGGAGTCCATTAAAGATATGATAAGCAAAGCAGGAGGTTTGCGTGGTTCCTCTTCCTCGCTTCCCAAAGCCTCCATCTCTTCAATCCACATCGAATCTTTAAAAGGAAAGGTGTCAGTTCTTCAAAAAATTGCAACAATAGCAAGTCGTGGAAAGAAGGGAATCCCACATGAGACGCGTAACACATTTTTAGTAGTCACAGTGCTAATTATAACAGCCACATACACTGCCACTTTGAACCCTCCAAAGCAGCCTGATACCATTTCAAATTCCCAGAATTTCCATCTCACGTATGACATATCTTTAGGTTCAACCAGCACTGGACCCGTACCAAGTCCTCCACCCgctgaagaaaaaaaaatagaaaatatactaGACGTGTCCACAATGTTTTGGTTATACAACACTTTAACCTTTTGGGCAACAACTGTTTTAACAGCGTATCTCCTACCCAGCCGTTCAATGTCCTTGTTTATTCTCATAACACTTTCCTTGTTTGGGACCTGTTACATGCTTTTGGTTGCTGTTTCCATACGGACACTCGCACTTCAGTATTTTTTCTATCTTTCGACTCCTGGATCCGTTTCCTATTCTAAACTCAGCACTACTAATTACTGCTTGGCAACGGTACTAGCTCTCGTGACATTATACAGGACATCCTATTATATGCTATACAGGTTTGTACCCAAAAGAAGGTTCTTCCTCCTCCTACAAGTCGTTTCGCTTTGCATCTTTGCTGTTATTCTTGTTCCAGCTATCCTAAATTCTGAATTAATATTGGAGATTACCCAATATGGAATATAG
- the LOC121222114 gene encoding uncharacterized protein: MQKRRRFRGFLTLPKRRRFGSLYKSNPPKKNHFIPLFKKKFQNSFSPSLFSGQGPGQEPPCRPPVAGAGAAVHGGRETKSLSFFSPMPLLDLPNAPVTAKKAGSWANGRKQVNGGAGEKARGKDVRR; encoded by the exons ATgcagaaacggcgtcgttttagggGCTTTCTGACCcttccaaaacggcgccgttttggatcCTTATATAAATCAAACCCccctaaaaaaaatcatttcatccctctttttaaaaaaaaatttcagaacTCTTTCTCCCCCTCTCTCTTCTCCGGTCAAGGGCCTGGGCAAGAGCCACCGTGCCGGCCACcggtcgccggcgccggcgccgccgtgcacggcggTAGGGAGACCAAAAGTCTCTCCTTTTTCTCTCCGATGCCTCTCCTCGACCTCCCGAACGCTCCGGTGACGGCAAAAAAG GCGGGCAGTTGGGCAAATGGCAGAAAGCAGGTGAACGGCGGAGCAGGTGAGAAGGCCAGGGGCAAGGACGTGCGGCGCTAg